The Babylonia areolata isolate BAREFJ2019XMU chromosome 22, ASM4173473v1, whole genome shotgun sequence genome contains a region encoding:
- the LOC143296894 gene encoding carboxypeptidase Q-like — MSRHCLISLVVLVFVIVPAVLSEPQDVYERALADILRLKHTADCIIDFTVNGKGQNQTYTRLAEFVDKFGSRLAGSQNLENAIDYMINILTKEGLDNVHGEAVTIPHWVRGKEFAELLQPRKHPLAILGLGYSVGTSPHGITAEVLVVRSFDELKLRASEAKGKIVVYNEDFVDYGTTVAYRSRGASEGAKVGAVATLIRSVTPFSLYTPHTGMQDYEAGVPKIPTACITIEDAQMLWRMSQRGERIVIKLFMGAKNLPPVQSRNTVAEIKGSKYPEQVVLVSGHLDSWDVGQGAMDDGGGAFISWQALSIIRQLGLRPKRTLRAVLWTAEEFGLIGGQSYWQKHKADIANYDLVMESDIGTFRPRGIAFTGNRNATKIMKVLLKTLLAKIGATQLTSPAEVSDIPWWIENGVPGGSLLNDNKDYFFYHHSNADMMTVENAHVLDLCSAVWAVVAFSVADMEDMLPR; from the coding sequence ATGTCAAGGCACTGTCTGATATCGCTTGTGGTCCTGGTGTTTGTTATTGTTCCAGCGGTTTTATCTGAACCTCAGGATGTTTACGAAAGAGCGCTTGCAGACATCTTACGCCTCAAGCATACGGCTGACTGCATCATAGATTTTACCGTGAATGGTAAAGGACAGAACCAAACTTACACAAGACTTGCAGAATTTGTTGACAAGTTTGGAAGTCGGTTGGCGGGGTCGCAGAATTTGGAAAACGCTATCGATTACATGATAAATATTCTTACAAAGGAAGGGCTGGACAATGTTCATGGTGAAGCAGTCACAATTCCACACTGGGTGAGGGGCAAAGAGTTTGCCGAACTGCTACAACCGCGAAAACACCCTCTGGCTATTCTGGGACTGGGATACAGTGTGGGAACATCCCCACATGGCATCACAGCTGAAGTTCTGGTGGTGCGTAGTTTTGATGAATTAAAATTACGTGCAAGTGAAGCCAAGGGGAAGATTGTAGTATACAACGAGGATTTTGTGGATTATGGAACAACTGTGGCCTATCGCAGTAGAGGAGCTTCAGAAGGTGCAAAGGTGGGTGCCGTGGCGACACTGATTCGCAGTGTCACACCATTTTCCctgtacacaccccacaccgGCATGCAGGATTATGAAGCTGGAGTGCCCAAAATCCCAACAGCCTGCATCACCATCGAGGATGCCCAGATGTTGTGGAGGATGTCACAGCGTGGAGAGAGAATTGTCATCAAGCTGTTCATGGGCGCTAAGAATCTGCCTCCTGTTCAGTCCCGCAATACTGTTGCTGAAATTAAAGGAAGCAAGTACCCTGAGCAGGTGGTTTTGGTCAGTGGTCATCTGGACAGCTGGGATGTGGGTCAGGGGGCCATGGATGATGGAGGTGGAGCTTTCATCTCCTGGCAGGCCCTGTCCATCATCCGCCAGCTTGGCTTGCGACCCAAGCGAACGCTGCGTGCAGTCTTGTGGACAGCAGAGGAGTTTGGACTTATTGGTGGGCAAAGTTACTGGCAGAAACACAAGGCTGACATTGCTAACTATGATCTTGTGATGGAGTCAGATATTGGTACGTTTCGACCTCGGGGAATTGCTTTCACAGGCAATAGAAATGCCACAAAAATAATGAAAGTGTTGTTGAAGACTTTGCTGGCCAAAATTGGTGCCACTCAACTGACATCCCCAGCGGAAGTGTCAGACATCCCTTGGTGGATTGAGAACGGTGTACCTGGTGGCAGTCTGCTGAATGACAACAAGGACTATTTCTTTTACCACCACTCGAATGCTGACATGATGACCGTGGAGAATGCACATGTGCTGGATTTGTGCTCAGCTGTCTGGGCTGTGGTTGCCTTCTCTGTTGCAGACATGGAGGACATGTTACCTCGATGA
- the LOC143297161 gene encoding leucine-rich repeat-containing protein 61-like has product MTASDGRITKTMLKLATGEFELESIHTVVLKKSDITDLGCLGECLSLERLDLSYNDITKLHKLAGLSTLQCLNLSANRISALDGLQPLENLRSLNIAGNLIGSVDSLRCLCGLENLRELRLMDEGRELSNPACMLPSYASDVINMLPSLQVLDGQRVRGKGSEVFYICQDMDKKLKSWKDTEISVPLVDMKRQPSELWRLPDRSAATHNKAEEQLKDLLISCHHLSIRAGERLEELQRSKNPTDTDVPPVASETAAEAS; this is encoded by the exons ATGACTGCTtcgg ATGGAAGAATCACAAAAACAATGCTGAAACTTGCCACTGGTGAGTTTGAACTGGAAAGCATCCACACAGTGGTGTTAAAAAAATCAG ATATCACAGACCTTGGCTGCCTGGGGGAGTGTTTGAGTCTGGAGCGGTTGGACCTCAGTTACAATGACATCACCAAGCTTCATAAATTGGCAGGCCTGTCTACACTGCAGTGTCTCAATTTGTCTGCCAACAGAATATCTGCACTGG ATGGACTGCAGCCTCTGGAAAACCTCCGCAGTTTAAACATAGCAGGGAATTTGATTGGCAG tgtggacagttTGCGGTGCCTGTGTGGTCTGGAAAACCTCAGAGAGTTGAGGTTAATGGACGAAGGTCGTGAACTGTCCAACCCTGCCTGTATGCTCCCGTCCTATGCCAGTGATGTCATTAACATGCTTCCTTCACTACAGGTGCTTGATG GTCAAAGGGTACGAGGGAAAGGGAGTGAAGTGTTCTACATTTGTCAAGACATGGATAAAAAGTTGAAGA gctggaAAGACACAGAGATCAGTGTGCCCTTGGTAGACATGAAGAGACAGCCTTCAGAATTGTGGCGGTTGCCTGACCGTTCAGCAGCCACACATAACAAGGCAGAGGAGCAGCTGAAAG ATTTGCTGATCAGCTGTCACCACCTGAGCATCAGGGCAGGAGAACGACTTGAAGAACTGCAGAGGTCCAAGAACCCCACAGACACCGATGTGCCTCCTGTAGCCTCAGAAACTGCTGCAGAAGCATCTTGA